The region caggaaacaatgtaacacaggtttacaTATACACCAGCTTAAATGATGAGGAAGGAGTTTGAGGGTGGTTAACATGTGTAAAAAGctttataaattatgattaacATCAGCCACTGTTTTAAATGAGGTTTTCACCAGTCTGACACCTAGCAATCGATCAATGTTTCTTATTTCAGtatctaaaatttctttgcaaGAATAACACTCTCCTTGATTTTAGTGACACTGGTGATAAAGTGCATACATATTATCCATAATATTTGATTATGCTTCATACCATTTACTTCATAAATGGTTTCTCCAACGGACAAATCCAGTCGGTGATTTACACAATGCCGTTTAATAACGTTTAGGGTCTTCTTCGTTAACTGTATGGcaactttataatttttccCTTATAAAACACTTTCTCATTCTCTTGTAAACAGAATTAAGTGGCACGCTAAATATTTGTAGTCAAAGACGTAACTTTCAAGGCAAATCAAAAAGTGGTTTGTTTTGGTAATCGCAGTTGgattttctaattttgtttaatacaaaaagatattgttaataCTCGATTTTAATTAtctcacatttaaaaaaaaattattagagttGATTTTTTACTCAACGTAGTGGATTTAtctaaaagaattaatattttgcaattattttgaataattgttttacagatctttgatttaatattttttgaaatatgacTTATAATATTAGTTCAAGGTGATCTTGATATCAGACCTGGAGCAAAAACTGTGCAGCTTTATTCTTGAAGatgcaataaatataataaattagatattattaCAAACATGTTTTTCATTTGTAATACGCtgtatttttcattaaatagtCTATTATTTTCTACctctgttaaaacattttttgcagtAATATGTGCTGTGCTCTTAGAacgatcaaatattttttttgcaaagtgGTCAACTGCGCTCTTCAGCCTTTTCCATAATAGTTAGGGACGTTGCAATCCACTCTTTAGAAAGGATAACTCCTCGAGTTGTAGACGCTCCCAAAGTTTTTACTTCTGCATATAAACAAAACTCTAATTTTTCAGAACAAGATATAAATCAGGGATAAGTTTTCCTTTTCAGCCCATGTACCAGATTTCTAAATGCTAGGAAAACATTCCTTTAATTCTCTAACACTGTCAGTTGACGTCAGCACTAGACGTTTGTGGCATATTGATATTTATGCTGCTATTATCATTTTGATAATAGCAACATAAACAGATATTGTCTGTCATTATTACATTTGTCATTGTCACAATGATAAATGATATTGTATTGTCATTGTCACATTTtggttgttttcaaaaattgtcattatatattttcagtttttctgTCAATTTTTGCATTTATGATTTTCCGTCTTTAgcaaaatttataatgtaacatgcgtttttaacttaatacgttttaataaataacaaaataaaaattataatgccaTTTATTGTGTGTAAATATTAAACTtgatgaattatttattttattttttaaaaaaagaaatatttatttaaaactcacttcgaacttttttaacttctattttGTTTGTAATTGCAATAAATGCAATCAGACCACATAAATACGAGTTaataatcattaattttttgttaacaatcatttttgtttttgcttcaAATAAGTACGGCCTGTTATGTAAAATGTGTCACTTgtttatataatactaaaaaacgactatcaatattttgattacaaaaattagtataatttgTCATCTTGGACTTGGTTATCTTATCTTATATACCATCTTATCTTATATATCAATTTaacaaccccccccccccccccacattACGTTGTTTCCGTTACAATCTCAAAACACTTTACTGGAAAAcggcaaatttattttttaaaaaaggtttttgactggcaaaaaaatttaagtctacTGATAGCAAATTTTACTTCGGAGAGTTTTACGTTCgtttcaaataaagaaaaaaaaaattatgttgtcaaaaaagtaacaatatatgaaaaaaaaatttattttattaagttttatatcattttatttaaaaaaggattcactacaacttatttaaaaaaatatttgcaatattttttattattatttgatactgtttagttttatttactacATTTTGTTAAATAGGGGAGAATGGGGAGAAGTGGgacacataattttttttagattaattgcaatatcttttttattttatgaattattaaCAGAACCAAACAAGTAATAACTGAACCAAACAAGTAATAACTGAACCAAACAAGTATTAACTGAACCAAACAAGTTTCCaccaattaaatttctttttaggCACCAACTCAATTCCCTTAGGTTTACATCCAATTATAAATAAGGATATACATTTTTGCTTTTAGAGAAACCATGCCATTGGGGTATATTGGAACAAGTGTTAGTGGAAGTGGgacaaataaattcaaaataacattgcaataaaaattattaaatagaaactgataaaatcataaaatcgtctaatctacataaaaattttcatgaacTTTCACCAATCAAAATAATCTATTTCGCGACGGGAAGAAGCGGGGCATAAATATTTCCTGTTTCTGTCCCACTTCACCCCCAATGTTAACGCTTTTTcaaggtaaatttaaaaattaatgcttctAGCGCACGCAGGGAAACAAAGCATTTTCTGCTAAATTGAAGtgaagaaatttaattgtttacattaaataacagTATATAACGTTACATTAAACGTTGcattaaatattacattattatatattacatatcaCAAAAATTAACATTACATTAAATAACAGTATATACTTATAGTGGGGCATATATACagtataaacttaaaaaacagtaTATAACTTATATACTTATAGTGGGTATATAACTTATATACTTATAGTGGGAAGTGGGAGAAGTGGGACAGCCAGAAATTTATAATTTGGAGTGGTGCCTATATTATAGGCACCACTCCAAATTATAAATTTCTGGCTGACTCACTTCTCCCACTTCCCACTTCTCCCCACTTTCCCTAgttcttttttcattattttattttatcctgTTTtagtctattattatttaaaaaaaaaaaaaatactcaatcttgaaaatttatgacacttaaactattttattttttgactgtCATCTCGGTACGTGACGGTTTTAAAATCATATGTTAGAAATagcatatgttaaaataatttttatttaatatatatctaccgtactaaaaaaaatcacaactttaacaaaatctaatatttaaactcTAAGGCAGGATATAAAAGTCTTGTTTTAGGAAAGAATGACCTTTGTAAACtaaattgaaaattcaaaaaaaaatataaacttattgaaGGGGGAAAAAATACCTAATATACTACCTGTAAATATCTATCTATTTTTGAGAAAAGACGTTTTTAGTAGTATTCTAAGTTTTTAGTTATACGGATTTAAAACTTGTGTCACGGAAGGTACGATAGGTTCCTTCCGTGACACAAGTTTTAAACGCCCACAAttaaacgtttttgttttttttgaatttccaatttagttaataaaggtcatttcttttgaaaaaaagaatttttaatccTGCCCTATAATGCTCTATAGtatacataacaaaaaataaaaaaattaccgcAGCTGCAGCAAGACCATTGACACCCCCATTAGCATAGATTCTCCATTTTCGTGCCTCGTTAGCGTTTATAATGGAAGATATAATGAGTAAAATGCTAGATGTCAAGCAGAATATTGAAagctgtaaaattaaaaaaaaaacctaaatgctttttgtttttaaagtacatatattcattttatttttgagattCAACatacattctttaaaatattctcGTTTAATGATCAGTCTCCTGTGATTGAATGAACAATCTATTGATTGATCAGTtgaactttaacttttttgacaacctttatttattgatgacaaaatttaagaaaatttaagagttttttattacttcttttacctttacagtataataaaatgaaaataactataaaatatgcaGGATACTTATCCGATGTGCAGTTCAATAAATAGATATTTACGCAATTTGCAATTAATAAACTTAGACCAACGCAATACAATAAActgatattaaatataataattaacataaagtaaagtatttatgcaatatgtaataaataaactgaTACCCAATATGCAGTTAGTAAATTGATGCCtatgtaataaataatgtaCTTGTAcctgtaaaatataaaaatatttttagacgAGATTGATTTGTTGATTTCTTTCAATAGGCTTTGGATGAGCATAGAAAAGATAAGTCAAATACTTTAGCGTATTCTAACATAATATCTATAATAGTTATGATTGAAAGTTTAGGTTGTGGTGAATctgaaatttttcatataacaaaatgtttaataaacaaaaggagtttatttaactttatatacgTTTTATATACGTATTATATAcgttttttatccattttttttttctttttttctaaaacatatttACGTTTAaggatgtttaaaaaaaatataaaaaacactttataacttaaaaataaaattaactccCTTCCCCACTTCCTTCCTTCaatctcccccccccccctccttccaACTTCTTTTCATCCTCACCCCTAccttcttaaagaaaaaaaaaatttgttttttaactgtttgagtttttttttttcaaaaaatagttgatatattttaactagacgtattatttttgtaaaaataatcagttaacaaattaataatcaaaatctAAATCGctttcaaataatcaaatattgtcttctttttacattactaaaaataaactgatctaagaaataaatattgttgTGTTTTTCAAACGAGAGGTGATAGTATAGGTTCAAAAAGCgttgttaaaattgaaaacaaaaatttgagaaataaagtttttgatcaATTTAAAGGCGATAGATTATATCTTATACAGGATCAGATTATTTCTTACATATCATAgaaataaaagtcttaattcTGATAATATACATGTTTCAGATATTTAAATGATGAATCAAAtccttatattatatatatatatatatatacatatatatatatatatatatatatatatatatatatatatatatatatatatatatatatatatatatatatatatatatatatatatatatatatatatatatatatatatatatatatatatataccctgcTAACATTCTATAGAGGAATTTCAGTGAAATTTCAGTGCAAAAAAATGCCTGTATAGGTCCACCGCAAATCTACTAAAAGAATGTTTgctggatatatatatatatatatatatatatatatatatatatatatatatatatatatatatatatgtatatatatatatatatatatatgaatatatatatgtatatatatatatgtatatatatgtatatatatatatatatatatatatatatatatatatatatatatatatatatatatatatatatatatatatatatatatatgtatttgattttgcctatattaatattgtaatatatataatacgtAAGACAATAAAAATACGTTGGCGTAAAAATCTAAACATGATCGACTTGGCGTGAATATGGGGCAAAATACATTAAAGTAGGACATACtcctttttaaaacatttaaacaaactCAAATTAGTAATTAACTCACTTCTAAGATGGATTTTACTCACTAATttgtttgctaatttttttttaatactaatttataactttaagactattttttttttactaattataacCCATTTAAAAAAAGGACTTTTACTTTCTTCTTTTAAACTATATGTTTGCATTTATTGCTAAGTAAGAGAaagaatttagtaaaaaatgcaacaaaacgACTTTAAATTTCAAGGTTTACACTAGTTGTACACCttgaaatttaaagttgttttgttgcatttaaatgaaatttaaatttgttttgttgtaaCCATAGTTGCTGGATAAGTGTAACAAAAATCCTAATCATTAGAATCCTTTTACGGTTCCATACATGGTGGTTAGTAGTTGGTTTTTATTAGCTGAAAACTGTGctgagaaaatttattttagctttGATTATATCCGATTTTACATGATTTAAAATCTCATTTTGTATCAAATAAAGAGCTATTGCAACCTTCAtcttaaacctaaaaaaatatattttactttttaagagagattttaagcttttttttttctataatgaGTTACCAATCTTAGAATCATTGTCAGAAATTCCATTCTTATACCTTATGTAAGACTTATGGAGCACcactattttttacttatacgAAAGATTTATGGAGCACTACTATTTTTTTCCaggtttttaacattaactAGAGGCTTCATGACTCTTTCTTGGTGTTGATCATTTATAATTACCTACAAACCAACTAAACAACACCAACATTCTGCAGCTGATTTTGTACAAATCTTAAACGTTATGTAATGGTATGCTTAGTCTACCAGTGTAGGTTCGTTGTTAGAGTTGCCCGCTTacctaattttgtttaataatatctttattgCATTTCCATATATAAGGTCGGCccttaacttctttaaaaaatggaatGCAATTAAGTCCTCTtcgttaaaaataattgagCACCTAATTATGTTTTGTGtagtaaaatattgttaatagtatTTGAGAAAACCAGAAAAAGTACCTCCCGACATTATTGTAACCTTTTCATTTCGAAATACAAGTCCGTTAAgaatttttcaatcaaatagTCTGCATTTAGTAGACTTTTTATACTTCTGTGTAATCTGACAGTAATCTTAATCCTTTATTAgtagttaaagtattttttataataagttcaAAGTCAGAGTGTCAAGTTCAAAGTGGTTTACTGCTgcaattaacaattaaaaaatatgtatcctttttgctttttctatattatttattaaagttattatgactatatttgtttattataaatatgattttttgaagaaactatttatatttttaaacgttttttttacttaaatttttacttcTAAAGTATTTAGTTCAAGGGGCCGAGCTTTTTTATTGTTGGGTTTCCGATCAATGCGTGGCTGGGCCCCATTCGTTCATGCGTTATTGGTACTtctaaatggttttttaatattgttaaaattataaaagttttcacaatcaatagaaaaaaatactaaaacttcAATAGTATTGATGATTTTGTTTACGTCATATAAAAGTtgcaagtgttttttttgtaaactgagtttaaattggaaataaaaagagataataaaataaaaacttgttattaaCTAAAGCTAAGGTTGAGTTTTTCGAAATCAGTAAAAGTATTTTccatttgatttaatttatactTCTTTATTCAAACTCACCACCAAACCTTGTTCATCGAAGTCAAACAAAaacatcttatttttatttctggatATATTTTTCATACCGGACCATTctgtttaagttttataaaaagttgttcTATCAAATAACTGtgtaaaaagttcataaaaatacTCACAGTGAGCGGCCAATTGATAAGTATTTTAGTGTGAATCTTCAAAATGAATAAAACGAGCAAAATGCTGAGTACCAACCAAGTTGTAACTGTCATAAACAAAAAGTAGGAAACTTGTGATACTATCCAAGGCGACCATAATGTATTATCTTTCCAACCAGCCATTATCACCCAGGCAAGAAAAAGTAAaatctaaaagataaaaaatttatatttttattaacaacaaatttttgttataaaaactgAGTTcgctaaaaaactttaaaaaaaataaatcttctcATTTTAAGTTTCACTGATTTGAAAatgctaaaaacattttagttctcACTTACTATGTTTACACATGTTAGAATTCCTGATGGAGAGCGTAAAAATCCAAAGTCGGGTTTTAGATCCACCTTTAACCCTATGTTGCTACCTGAACTGTTTGGTGGAGCGTCAGACATGCTTTTAAtagttaaactatttactttaagaaaacaaattatgtttattatcataaattataatgtttattatcataaatgataatgtttattattataaatgataatgtttattatcataaattataatgtttattattaaaatacatctttaaaaaaactgtttaaattaataaggCTCCAAagataatttgaataaaatattaatgttgCTCAATTATTGcattaataacttatttgttgAAAgcgacaataattttttatgtttctgaTGTtcgttattaaaattaaaaaggaaGCAACTTTTTTCATTCTGGAGCTAATAAAAAGAATTGGTATGTATGCAATATTGTGGAGCAATTTTCatagtataaaatatttctacGATGCAATTGGTGTTCTATTAGttataagaaaaaagtaaaaaaatagttttgaatttACTTCTTGCACTTCCTCTACGACCTAACATTTTTAACGGCTCCTactattattgaaaaatgtaaacacATGTTTTTACATACTTCACTTATAAAATCAACTATCCACAGTACTTTGAATAATTGAGTTTTTGCGTGATTTGTGACAAACCTaatatttagcatttttttcaaaacatggCATTCAAATTTCTACAAACATTTTCTCTACTACAAATTTTCAgtactaaaaataatttcaaatcatacctaaaaattttattttaaaaatgaggcCTAAATAGAAGATGAAAATGTTAttgtaaagcaaaaaaaaaaatgataataatactTTACAGTTCATAAAGTAATTGTATAACTAGTCACAAGTATTATTTATGAAACTGCAAACAAATCAAGATAGCATTCGCCCGAAATTTAAGTGGTAACCCTTTTATCAAAGAATTTGAAGGCGGTTTAAGACATTCCAAAGAAATACTTTATGAATTTGAATGTTATTAATAACCTTtttgatatatacatattttggAGCAAGAGGTGAATAATGCTTTAATGCAACCTCAACCACAGGACTTTAACACCTTTGGCAAGATTATTGTCTCACagaactaagaaaaaaaagccTTAATATAGAATGGATTGCCCAACTCTTTATGTGTTTCCAAAATATGTGCTCTTAATACTGGCCGCACAGCTGTTTTCAAGTGTTTTtacagatatttaaaaaatcacgaCATTACAACCCGAGCAACCACTATTTATTAGTGGTTACTCGGGTTGTAATGTTGtgactatttattttttataactatgaGTGGTGGTCAAGCACCACgccataaatacaaaaaaacataatttgtttcaaaataacaacaattaaaaaattgaattatatatgttttgtgaAAACCAGGTTTAAGTTTGTAAGGTTcgcaacttaaaaaaaaaatttgtcaaaggAGGGTTTGAAGTtgaaaaaagtacatttttttagacaaaaatctGCTAACTTTATTACATGCTCACTCCTGCTCATGTCAcagatttgtttaaaatcttataaagatttgtttaaaatagtcttataaagatttgtttaaaatcttataaagtatgtaaaatCAACAAAGAGTAATTTAAagtatacaattttatataaaaatgactgCCTAAAAAAAATGAGCCGCGTGTTtgacactttttattataaattgtttgaaaataaaactttaatcaaCCCTGAAAATTTTTGCCTAAGTTTACCCACCTTGAAATATTTTGcgtttgaaaaatttagtttctagaaaatatttgaaaaagttgtggTTGTTTTATTTGCTCTTGTACCTAGTATCTCTTGTCAGAGATAGTTAAAAAGTTTGGTGTTACCACTGAAAGTCTGTTTTATGCTCTTAATCTAAATCTCAATAAAGAAAGACAATTTAAAGAtgccaaaattttaaaacttttcatggAAATTTAAACTGATAGATCCTGTAATATGTCATGATATATGAGCTATTCAGCAGAAGAAGCATTAATTTAATGTTAGATTGTAGAATGAGTAGGACTGACTATCAAACTATCAATTAAGGGGTCATAGATAAAGGTTGCATGTTATACCCTGCCGACAACTGTATTGTGAAAGCTAAAAGTGATTGCTGTCTAGATTCCAGAATTGTTACTTTAAACTACAGCGCTTCTGTGAATCTCcaagaaataataaatcaagCTGATTTTCTATTTACACCAGGTTGTAAGAGACATGTCAGTTCCAATTGGCCTCTTATCTAATAAGCCTAGGAAAGTAGaaacaaagattaaaatatttttgataacattttacaaaaaaattttcaaaaaaaatttaaaaatgaagatgTTATGCAAAGATTGCTTCGCTCATCAGACCACTTTAATACTTCTATGAGGCGAAGTTCTGAATCAAAGAAAGAGCTTACTCTTCCAGCAGAATGTTAAGacctttttttgtaactttaataatacaattaaattctttatatcaaactaaatgaaatatttatgatatgGGTCTTAAATAGGTTTACTTTATTCAAAGAAATCAGTAAAAAGCTGCATGTTTACAAtggtacctttttttttaaggatgtGACACCTGtttcactattttttaaaaactcaaaccTTTTATAACTATGTATTATTAAATAGCtcagtttagtaaaaaaatttaaatgtaaaattattaaagaaaactttttttatatatgatctCTGTGTAAAACCTATATTATGCGTTTTTTCAAGTCGTTGTATGCTCTTGCTGTGCTCCCATATGCACAGAGTATTCATGTCtaggtaattataaaatatgtatccttgatgattttattaattgacCAGGAAGTCAAACTATTGAAACTAGTATTATGGAAATAAATtgtaacataatttaaaatctaaatataaatgcaaaaaagcaTGTCATGTTTGTCCTTGgtgttttattttagagtttgtttattttatacattattatttataacatttgtaAATGAAGCATAAATCATGGAAATTATTATTACGTTACTTTAAGTATGGTCATGTAACATGTGTCATATGTTGTACCTACTTTTTGCCTTTTGTGTTGTCCTTGGTGTGCTTTATCCAATTCACTAAGATGTTATAAATCTGAAATTTGTCCTTCAgagaatatttagttaaaagGTATTCCAAAAATAGTTCTGTTAAAACAATTAcgttaaatgtaattttttacgCTATTTGTAAATGTACGTGCTGATGGTTAATTATAGTTAAtagaaagttgaaaaataaatgagaaatacCAATCAAATGTTTATGATTCGTTATTTTATTTGTCCttggttttatattattagtgtattttttttttttttatttgccgttaattattataatatattaaactattattacaaattattatattaaattattacaacgaattatctattttacttttatatttatttttttttaataaatagtttgttaattatagatatttaaatattacggTTTTTGTTACTACGTGAGAATAGGGCTCGGTGATAAagctaaatttgtcttctttaatatttatttttaattatgagcTTCGAAACTGTATATTATACAGTTTCGAAgcacataattaaaaataaatattgaagaatataatatttttaagttttaagcaaataaatattgaatatattttcatttgcttaaaacttaaaaatttaaactaagatttaaaaataaaaagtaaataaattaatatacaccatagaaataacataaataagTCTACTTCATAGAAATAACGTAAATAAATTAGCAAACGCCACAGAGGTAATACCTTAATTAaggtaataaaagaaaaaaaaatgttgatacactcattgacataatttttgtattagttatttttttatttgagtttattaaaaaaacacatttaaaatcgtatatattaaaatctataaGTATGAATGCctgttttgattcatttttcaACTGTTCTATActagttttatgtgtatttacaAATTTTGGGAAACATTTTCCACAAGTAAGGtcttactgttttaaaaaagcattacaaTAATAGTTATTGTTGGCCAGGGTATATTGATGTCGATATATGATAAccattcattaaattttttttgcttttttgcttCAGAATTGGCGAAGATATAATTTTTGCCTCTaaagtgacattttttaaatcaaaaaagtccgtaaaaatttaattacagaaTTTTAACTACAGTTTGTCAAACTTCAAATAGTTACTACACCACGAGGATGTTAAAAAGAAGGCAGAGGACTAAatgtttatgtatttaaaaggtatttatctcaaataaaaaaagcaaatatttatagcaaactTTTCTATAAGTTATATTACTATCGCCttcttgttaaaaaacttataaaaaaaatatacttcgATGTATTTTaaccaacaaaatttttttttaaacttttttgtttgtttgttatatttatgGAGGCAGAAATTTAAATGccttaacataaaaattttgaatgacTCTAAAATAGAatattgaacattttaaattttactgttttaaaaaggtTAGAATATTGTTTTCAGGTTTAAAATGTATCTAACGCTCCAATAGCATACCAAATGGTTCAGCGTTCTTAGTTAAATGGGGCTATTTGTGATTATTCGTATGCCGTATTATTTCGTTCAGTTTGAAATGATATGTTAATTGGTTGATTGCAAgctatttttaagaaaaactttaaaacttttaacagataaccatataaaaattcaatataaaaatttgttcacGAGTTATAATTGTCGTTATAACAATAATAGACACGTGAAAAGCAAAATTGCAGAATATGGGCCAAggaaaatgtaacaaaaaaaaatttggtttaaaaacaaaaattaattttgttacgGAAATTGAAACGAATCTTATCAAAACTTAAAGACgcattatttttgtcaaaaagtCAGTATTTTACAAATTAGCATTTATTACCGCATCAGACTCGCAGTTAaaacagtttaacaaaaaatttaacttaaattagaATACTTCAAATAGGTTTGGTTCGATTTCtagaaacacaaaaaaaattatttatattaccgTAAGTTAGAGCTATTTgataagaaatataaatataaaataagaaatataaatataagataactTGTTTTACTGTAAATTACAATtggaaaaaactattttgaatagATCTCGGTATAAGCTTCAGTTTTGTTCATGACTTAACAAATACACTACCGGTCAAAAGCTTGGGTTCACTTGCTTCATTTTTGAACTCTAgataattttcttcaaaaattgaagctcatttcattcaaaaatagaGTCACATCAATTTGAAGTATTTAATTCGACATTTTGTTTATGGAGAGACTACACACCTATTCGTGTCTATAGAGTGTAGGTTTATCATGATTACAATAATGAATACTGTGAATGAATGAATTTTgctataaaactaattttattccCTTTTTTTCACTAttgttgtttaaagtttttttatacagaaaggtaatcaaaacctttttttttttccaatattgtAACTT is a window of Hydra vulgaris chromosome 15, alternate assembly HydraT2T_AEP DNA encoding:
- the LOC136091465 gene encoding MARVEL domain-containing protein 1-like, whose amino-acid sequence is MSDAPPNSSGSNIGLKVDLKPDFGFLRSPSGILTCVNIILLFLAWVIMAGWKDNTLWSPWIVSQVSYFLFMTVTTWLVLSILLVLFILKIHTKILINWPLTLSIFCLTSSILLIISSIINANEARKWRIYANGGVNGLAAAAAFGFFASFGLAIQAMFSFKEYRNPV